A window of Thermotoga sp. contains these coding sequences:
- a CDS encoding bifunctional (p)ppGpp synthetase/guanosine-3',5'-bis(diphosphate) 3'-pyrophosphohydrolase, with product MLNRTELESEAKAVVKELETLRKRSFSREEKRLLVKAYEFAWVVHEGQKRFSGDPFISHPVEVAKILAKLGVDSTTLAAALLHDTVEDGESVSLDQIKGLFGSEITRIVDGVTKVSNINAPIGPDQDSRERIETIQKMFLAMAEDMRVIFVKLADRLHNMRTIQYVQDPEKKEYKAYETLEVYAPLAHKLGIYSMKSELEDLAFKVLYPEEYYKIKELVAEKKKEREKRTNEYIAILRSALEEHRIKATVEGRYKHYYSIWRKMKEKGKKFEEIYDLIALRVVVKDVTTCYTVLGIVHNIWKPLPGRFKDYIAAPKSNGYRSLHTTVITGYGEPLEIQIRDEEMHKEAEYGLIAHWIYKEKPDVKTAREWIERLLDWRKELAQGFTEFEDIKKELQMDEVFVFTPKGDIIHLPKGATPIDFAYAIHTEIGHHYSGAKVNGKIVPIDYQLKNGDVVEIIVNKNSSGPSVDWLKYARTHSARAKIRRFLKERLAPELVEKGKETLRRICRKLGKSFEEVMQSDGIKKYLNSYPERDFFMKIGEGSITTQDLIEAVLGKKIVVKKRSKRKKAKSQNIVTVDGIESIEFHIARCCHPIKGDPIVAVVSRRGMTIHRSDCKNLKGISQEKIFPAEWNLEASEMFDAYIRVVLDSEKSLPSLIDRVTNLGAEFVGVKTLKDRNPILVQLHIKISNTSELNEFLSRLKAYRYVLDAERVVQ from the coding sequence ATGTTAAACAGAACTGAACTCGAATCGGAAGCAAAGGCGGTAGTTAAAGAACTGGAGACACTGAGAAAAAGAAGCTTTTCCAGAGAAGAGAAAAGGCTCCTTGTGAAAGCCTACGAGTTCGCATGGGTCGTTCATGAGGGCCAGAAAAGGTTCTCTGGAGACCCGTTCATCTCGCACCCTGTGGAGGTTGCAAAGATCCTGGCCAAGCTAGGGGTTGACTCTACCACGCTGGCTGCAGCCCTTCTCCATGACACGGTCGAAGACGGTGAGAGCGTTAGCCTTGATCAAATAAAGGGACTCTTCGGATCTGAGATTACAAGAATAGTCGACGGTGTTACCAAGGTGAGCAACATAAACGCCCCCATTGGACCAGATCAGGATTCCAGAGAAAGAATAGAAACCATACAAAAGATGTTTCTGGCAATGGCCGAAGACATGCGTGTGATCTTCGTAAAACTCGCCGACAGGCTCCATAACATGCGCACCATACAGTACGTTCAGGATCCGGAAAAGAAAGAGTACAAGGCCTATGAGACTCTCGAGGTCTATGCCCCACTGGCTCACAAGCTGGGTATATACTCGATGAAATCGGAACTCGAGGATCTTGCTTTCAAGGTCCTGTATCCGGAGGAGTACTACAAAATAAAGGAACTCGTCGCGGAGAAAAAGAAAGAGAGAGAAAAAAGAACAAACGAATACATCGCAATCTTACGAAGTGCTCTGGAGGAACACAGGATAAAGGCCACCGTCGAGGGAAGGTATAAACACTACTACAGTATCTGGAGAAAGATGAAGGAGAAGGGAAAAAAGTTCGAAGAGATCTACGATCTCATAGCCCTCAGGGTCGTGGTGAAGGACGTTACAACATGCTACACCGTCCTCGGTATCGTACACAACATATGGAAGCCTCTTCCCGGTAGATTCAAAGACTACATCGCTGCGCCGAAATCAAACGGTTACAGATCTCTTCACACAACGGTCATCACGGGATATGGTGAACCTCTGGAGATACAGATAAGGGACGAAGAGATGCACAAGGAAGCCGAGTACGGCCTCATCGCTCACTGGATATACAAGGAAAAGCCCGACGTGAAGACGGCCCGGGAGTGGATAGAAAGGCTCCTGGACTGGAGAAAAGAACTCGCTCAGGGATTCACAGAATTTGAAGACATAAAGAAAGAGCTTCAAATGGACGAGGTGTTTGTCTTCACGCCGAAGGGTGACATCATTCACCTTCCCAAGGGTGCCACACCTATTGACTTTGCTTATGCCATACACACAGAAATAGGGCATCATTACAGTGGAGCAAAGGTGAACGGGAAGATCGTTCCCATCGACTATCAGCTGAAAAACGGAGATGTTGTGGAGATCATCGTGAACAAAAACTCTTCCGGGCCTAGCGTCGACTGGTTGAAATACGCCAGGACCCACAGTGCCCGTGCGAAGATCAGAAGGTTTCTGAAGGAAAGACTCGCTCCAGAGCTCGTTGAAAAGGGAAAGGAAACCCTCAGAAGGATATGTCGAAAGCTGGGGAAATCCTTCGAGGAAGTGATGCAATCGGATGGTATAAAAAAGTATCTGAACTCTTACCCGGAAAGAGATTTCTTTATGAAGATTGGCGAAGGCAGCATCACAACACAGGATCTGATAGAGGCTGTTTTGGGAAAGAAAATAGTTGTGAAAAAGAGATCGAAGAGGAAAAAGGCAAAATCTCAGAACATCGTAACGGTCGATGGAATAGAGAGTATAGAGTTTCACATAGCCAGGTGCTGCCATCCGATAAAGGGAGATCCAATAGTAGCCGTCGTGAGCAGGAGGGGTATGACCATTCACAGAAGTGACTGCAAGAATCTGAAAGGCATTTCTCAGGAGAAGATATTCCCAGCGGAGTGGAATCTTGAAGCGTCGGAGATGTTCGATGCGTACATAAGGGTCGTTCTCGATTCCGAAAAGAGCCTTCCCAGTCTGATAGATCGCGTGACGAACCTTGGAGCCGAGTTCGTAGGTGTGAAGACTTTGAAAGACAGAAATCCTATCCTCGTTCAACTCCATATAAAGATCTCCAACACCAGCGAGTTGAATGAGTTTCTGAGCAGATTGAAGGCTTACAGATATGTCCTGGACGCCGAAAGGGTGGTAC
- a CDS encoding TldD/PmbA family protein, whose protein sequence is MTLEEFKEKLFSLAKRKAVEAQISFVETKEFSLRLANGELDQYTDAGKYSLEIKVLKEGKTGVFRTQILEDPERCLEEALGNLQIKDSEEEEFFFEGGKYEHMETYAGKFEKLSVREKIEVARRAHASASSNERIAMVPTVMYRDVVMRKHLSNTLGLNADGIVDGGYLFVMAVAKDKSPRSGFWFEVARVPEDLNPEEVGRLASKEATSLVGSKPIESGKYPALVRNTALLDLIEMFIPMISAENVQKNLSPLKGKLGSQVGSQVVSIKDLPYHSKGLASTPFDDEGVPTTEKYVLEKGVLKTFLHNLKTARKEGVNPTGNGFENGIQPVNLMLVPGDVSFDDLLKEMGKGVVITEVEGMHAGANSISGEFSLFAKGYWVENGEIVHGLEEFTISGNFLDFLKRVVRVGNDVKVSYRTIAPSVLVEVLDVAGK, encoded by the coding sequence ATGACTCTGGAAGAATTCAAGGAGAAGTTGTTTTCTCTGGCAAAAAGGAAAGCTGTGGAGGCCCAGATAAGCTTTGTGGAGACAAAAGAATTTTCACTTCGCCTTGCAAACGGTGAGCTGGATCAGTATACGGACGCCGGAAAATACAGCCTTGAGATAAAAGTTCTGAAGGAAGGAAAAACTGGTGTGTTTCGAACACAGATCCTTGAAGATCCTGAGCGCTGTCTCGAAGAAGCTCTGGGTAATCTTCAGATCAAGGACAGTGAGGAAGAGGAATTCTTCTTTGAGGGCGGGAAGTATGAACACATGGAGACTTATGCTGGTAAGTTTGAAAAGCTCTCTGTGAGGGAGAAAATAGAGGTGGCAAGACGGGCACACGCGAGTGCCTCGAGTAATGAGAGGATTGCTATGGTTCCAACGGTGATGTACCGGGACGTTGTGATGAGAAAACACCTTTCGAACACCCTGGGACTCAACGCCGACGGAATCGTGGATGGAGGGTATCTTTTTGTGATGGCGGTAGCAAAGGACAAGAGCCCCAGATCGGGTTTCTGGTTCGAGGTGGCAAGAGTACCAGAAGACCTCAATCCGGAAGAAGTTGGAAGACTGGCTTCAAAAGAAGCCACTTCTCTCGTGGGATCAAAGCCGATAGAGTCCGGAAAGTACCCTGCTCTGGTGAGAAACACTGCCCTTCTTGATCTCATAGAGATGTTCATTCCGATGATCTCTGCGGAGAATGTCCAAAAAAATCTCTCACCTTTGAAGGGAAAACTTGGAAGCCAGGTGGGAAGCCAGGTTGTTTCCATAAAAGATCTTCCTTACCATTCTAAGGGACTTGCAAGTACTCCTTTCGACGACGAGGGAGTACCGACGACCGAGAAATACGTTCTAGAGAAAGGGGTTCTGAAGACTTTTCTTCACAACCTGAAGACGGCAAGGAAGGAGGGTGTGAATCCGACTGGGAATGGCTTTGAAAACGGAATACAACCCGTCAACCTGATGCTGGTGCCGGGTGATGTGTCCTTCGACGATCTTCTGAAGGAGATGGGAAAGGGAGTGGTCATAACAGAAGTGGAGGGAATGCACGCGGGTGCAAACTCCATATCCGGTGAATTCTCCCTGTTTGCGAAGGGATACTGGGTGGAGAATGGAGAGATCGTGCACGGCCTGGAAGAGTTCACCATCTCAGGAAACTTCCTTGACTTTTTGAAGAGGGTCGTTCGAGTTGGAAACGATGTGAAGGTGTCTTATCGTACGATAGCGCCCAGTGTTCTGGTGGAGGTACTGGATGTGGCGGGAAAGTAA
- a CDS encoding TldD/PmbA family protein, protein MLSEGIIKDVLAAVLKNGGDFAELFFEKKYENRFELKDGKVEQATSGEIVGVGIRGFLGTKAVYAYTNDLSRDNLLSIARKVGEALEETRIEDLTFNFNKTKGKEKHVVIIPPDQVEKTEKVSVMKRAYRAAKNYSSLIKQVVVRYWDYDQEILVANSEGVWAEDRRVKTRLMINAVAEKDGVLERGFYGPGAGMGFEFFERIDVEEAARKAARIAARMVEAEPAPAGKMTVVIANGFGGVIFHEAVGHGLEATSVAKRASVFAGKLGQKVAAECVSAVDDATIPNGWGSANVDDEGTPTQRTLLIDNGVLVGYLVDRLGARRMGMKSTGSGRRQDYTFPPTSRMSNTFILPGDYHPEEIISATEYGLYAKTMGGGSVNPATGEFNFAVSEAYLIEKGRITKPVRGATLIGKGHEIIQKIDMVGNDLARDQGMCGSFSGSIPADVGQPTIRVREIVVGGRNR, encoded by the coding sequence GTGCTCAGTGAAGGAATCATAAAGGACGTTCTAGCGGCTGTTTTGAAAAACGGAGGAGATTTTGCTGAGCTGTTTTTTGAGAAGAAGTACGAAAATCGCTTCGAGCTGAAAGACGGAAAAGTGGAACAAGCAACGAGTGGAGAGATCGTCGGCGTGGGAATCAGAGGTTTTCTGGGCACGAAAGCTGTCTATGCTTACACGAACGACCTCTCGAGAGACAATCTGTTGAGCATTGCAAGGAAAGTGGGGGAGGCCCTGGAGGAAACGAGGATCGAGGATCTCACTTTCAATTTCAACAAGACGAAAGGGAAAGAAAAACATGTCGTGATCATACCACCGGATCAGGTAGAGAAGACGGAAAAGGTCTCGGTTATGAAAAGGGCCTATCGAGCGGCGAAGAATTACTCGAGTCTCATAAAACAGGTGGTCGTCCGGTACTGGGACTACGATCAGGAAATTCTGGTAGCGAATTCCGAAGGAGTGTGGGCTGAGGATAGGCGTGTGAAGACACGTCTCATGATAAACGCTGTGGCAGAAAAAGATGGTGTTCTCGAGAGAGGTTTCTACGGTCCAGGAGCTGGCATGGGTTTTGAGTTCTTCGAGCGAATAGACGTTGAAGAGGCGGCGAGGAAGGCAGCGAGAATTGCAGCCCGGATGGTCGAAGCAGAACCTGCTCCTGCCGGGAAGATGACGGTTGTAATAGCGAACGGGTTCGGGGGTGTGATTTTTCATGAAGCGGTAGGGCATGGTCTTGAAGCCACTTCTGTGGCTAAAAGGGCTTCCGTTTTTGCTGGAAAGCTCGGTCAAAAAGTTGCCGCGGAGTGTGTTTCGGCGGTGGACGATGCCACAATTCCGAACGGCTGGGGTTCTGCAAACGTGGATGATGAAGGGACACCAACACAGAGAACTTTGCTGATAGATAATGGAGTTCTTGTTGGATACCTTGTGGACAGACTCGGTGCAAGGAGAATGGGGATGAAGAGTACAGGAAGTGGTAGAAGGCAGGACTACACCTTCCCACCCACTTCGAGGATGAGCAACACCTTCATCCTTCCCGGTGATTACCATCCAGAGGAGATCATCTCCGCCACGGAATACGGACTCTACGCCAAAACCATGGGTGGTGGTTCCGTGAATCCTGCAACGGGGGAGTTCAACTTCGCTGTCTCTGAAGCCTATCTCATAGAGAAAGGAAGGATCACAAAGCCCGTTCGGGGAGCCACATTGATAGGGAAAGGTCATGAGATCATACAGAAGATAGACATGGTGGGAAACGATCTGGCACGTGACCAGGGAATGTGTGGTTCGTTCTCTGGTTCGATACCCGCGGACGTGGGACAACCCACCATAAGAGTCAGGGAGATAGTAGTAGGGGGGCGAAACAGATGA
- a CDS encoding DMT family transporter, translating to MWRESKALIFLLLTAALQGSTFPLQKLVVGGVSPFAYNAVRFGSAALISLWIFGPGRFKRSSLLGLVLCGAYIFQMWGLKFTSAARSGFIVSSFVFFVPIFSFLLEGERLRKIHLFSFALGFLGIYLLTGGIKGFSLGDLFQLFCAVLFALHVVLITKFSKVEREKDMLFWQFLTVAVVNLAFGTSSLHLPLNALIVGLYSGLFATVLGIFWQMRYQKEVGSNTTALVYMTQPFISLVLSVSALGERMTVPQFAGGLITALALFVGTRVREKKST from the coding sequence ATGTGGCGGGAAAGTAAAGCACTCATCTTTCTTCTCCTGACTGCCGCTCTGCAGGGATCGACCTTTCCTCTGCAAAAACTTGTGGTGGGTGGAGTTTCACCTTTTGCCTACAACGCGGTCAGGTTTGGAAGTGCTGCTTTGATTTCCCTGTGGATATTCGGCCCGGGGAGGTTCAAAAGGAGTTCCCTCCTGGGCCTTGTTCTCTGTGGAGCATACATCTTTCAGATGTGGGGGTTGAAGTTCACCAGCGCAGCCAGGAGCGGTTTCATCGTCTCGAGTTTTGTGTTTTTCGTTCCGATTTTTTCGTTCCTTCTGGAGGGTGAAAGACTCAGAAAGATACATCTTTTCTCTTTCGCACTCGGTTTTCTTGGAATCTACTTGCTTACAGGTGGAATAAAAGGTTTTTCCCTTGGAGATCTCTTCCAATTGTTCTGCGCCGTGTTGTTCGCCCTACATGTGGTGTTGATCACCAAGTTCTCAAAGGTGGAAAGAGAAAAAGATATGTTGTTCTGGCAGTTTTTGACCGTCGCAGTGGTCAACCTCGCTTTTGGAACGAGCAGTTTGCATCTTCCCCTCAACGCTTTGATCGTCGGACTGTACAGTGGCCTCTTCGCCACAGTTCTTGGAATATTCTGGCAAATGCGGTACCAGAAAGAGGTTGGAAGCAACACAACTGCTCTGGTGTACATGACGCAACCTTTCATTTCTCTGGTACTATCGGTCTCAGCGCTGGGAGAAAGAATGACCGTACCACAGTTTGCTGGGGGCTTGATCACGGCACTCGCTCTGTTCGTTGGAACGCGTGTGAGGGAGAAGAAGTCTACATAA